The sequence CCTACAAATACGGTCGTTACCACGAAGATGGTCTAGGTGATTACAACTACCAGTTCATGCAAAAAGAAGGAGACAAAGTTCCTGCGGACCAATTCTTTGCCAATTTCAACTGGAACAAGGAAAAGAATGACCACTCCGTAGAGATGGCCAAATGGCTAGAACGTAGCCAATATGATGTCTTTGCAGGCTTGGAATTGCAACAAGGTGGTTCTTATAAGACCAAAGTCAAATGGGATGCTCTCTTGGATGAAAAGGGTAAGTTGCGTTTGTCACTTGGACTTTTTGCACCAGATACGATTACCAGTCTAGGAAAAACAGGCGAAGACTACCACAAGAACGAAGACATCTTCTTTACAGGTTACCAAGGAGATCCAACGGCTCAAAAACCAGCTGACAAAGAGTGGTATGGAATTGCCAATTTAGTTGCTGACCGTACACCAGCAGTAGGACGTACCTTCACCACCTCTTTTAATACAGGTCATGGTAGAAAATGGTTTGTTGACGGTAAAGTTTCTAAGGATTCTGAGTGGAACTACCGTTCTGTTTCAGGTGTTTTACCAACATGGCGCTGGTGGCAGACTTCGACAGGTGAAAAACTTCGTGCAGAATATGACTTTACAGATGCCTACAATGGCGGAAATTCTCTTAAATTCTCAGGTGATGTAGCTGGTAAGACGGACCAGGATGTGAATTTGTATTCTACCAAACTAGAAGTAACAGAGAAAACCAAACTTCGTGTTGCCCACAAGGGAGGAAAAGGCTCTAAAGTTTATATGGCCTTCTCTACGACTCCAGACTACAAATTTGAGGATGCAGCTGCATGGAAAGAACTGACTCTCTCTGATGACTGGAAGAATGAAGAATTTGACCTTAGCTCACTAGCAGGTAAAACCATCTATGCAGTCAAACTTTTCTTCGAGCATGAAGGGGCTGTAAAAGATTATCAGTTCAACCTAGGACAATTAACAATTTCGGACAATCACCAAGCACCACAAGCCCCAACAGGACTCTCTGTTGTGAAACAATCTCTCAAGAATGCCCAAGAAGCTGAAGCAGTGGTCCAATTTGCTGGTAACCAAGATGCAGATTTCTATGAAGTCTACGAAAAAGATGGAGATAACTGGCGTTTGTTGACAGGATCATCTGCTTCAACCATCTACTTGCCAAAAGTTAGCCGCTCTGCTAATGCGACTGGTAGGACTCAGGAATTAAAAGTCGTTGCAGTTGGTAAAAATGGCCTCCGTTCCGAAGCGGCGATGGCATCCTTTAACTGGGGGATGACAGTTCAGGATACGACTCTCCCAAGACCTTTGGCTGAAAATATTGTTCCAGGTGCAAAGGTTATCGGTAGTACTTTCCCAAATACTGAAGGTGGAGAAGGCATTGAAGGTATGTTGAACGGTACCATTACTAGCCTGTCAGACAAGTGGTCTTCAGCTCAGTTGAGCGGTAGTGTGGATATTCGCTTGACCAAGCCACGTACCGTTGTTAGATGGGTCATGGATCATGCGGGAGCTGGTGGTGAGTCTGTCAACGACGGTTTGATGAACACCAAAGACTTTGACCTTTATTATAAAGATGCAGATGGTGAATGGAAACTAGCTAAGGAAGTCCGTGGCAACAAAGCGCACGTTACGGATATCACTCTTGACAAACCAATCACTGCTCAAGACTGGCGCCTAAAAGTTATCACTTCAGATAACGGGACACCTTGGAAGGCCATTCGTATCTACAACTGGAAGATGTATGAAACCTTGGACACAGAAAGTCAAAATATTCCAATGGCTAAGGTAGCTGCCCGTTCACTTGGAAACCATCAAGTTCAACTAGGCTTCTCTGATGTTCCAGCGGGTGCAACCATCACCGTTTACGACAAGGCAGATTCACAAACACCGATTGCAACCTTGAAGTCTGAAACTGGAGGCGACTTGGCAACAGCACCATTGGGCTTTGACAAGCAACCAACTCTCCTCTACTATCGTACCCAACTACCTGGCAAAGAAATCAGTAACACCTTGGCAGTAGCGATTCCACAGGATGAGAGGAAAATTGCTGCAGTTAGTCTTGAAAAAGGGCCTAAGAAGACAGTTTATAAAGAGGGAGAAAAACTGGACCTTAGAGGCGGCACTCTCCGTGTTCAATACGAAGGGGGACAAGCCGACGAGCTGATCAACCTTACTCATTCAGGTGTGATAGTATCTGGCTACAACGCTCATCAAAAAGGGGAACAAAAGCTCACAGTCAGCTACCTTGGACTTCCAGTTACTGGTAATTTAAACGTACAAGTGACTGGTCAAGATGAAGGAAAACAAAAAGAAGTAGCAGGTTTGTACATTACTAAGAAACCGAAAACAGACTATCTAGTAGGGGATCAACTGGACCTTGCAGAAGGTCGCTTCGGCGTTCTCTATGATGATGAGACAGAAGAAAGCCATGCCTTCACAGATCAAGGTGTTGAAATTACGGGCTACGATGCTCAAAAGACTGGTCGTCAGACCTTGACTCTTCATTACAAGGGACACACAGCTGAGTTCGATGTCTTGGTTTCTCCAAAAGCAGCTGTCAACGACGAGTACCTCAAACAAGAAATTACTGCTGCCCAAGGCCGTCAGTCAACCCTTGCCTACACCTTCTCAAGCGAGGACAAACAAGCAGCACTAGTAGAGAAGCTCAATGTAGCGAAAGCTGTAGCAGAAAACCATAATACTAGCCAAGAAGAAGTCAATCGGGCTTTGAATGAGTTGAAACAAGCAGGGACAGCCTTGGATGGAAATCAACGTTATCAGACTGCTAGAGAAGAGTTGGAAGGCTTGCTCGAATCCGTCCGTGAAAAAGATCCTAAAGCTGAATTGATTGACCAAGCAGAAACTTTGTTGGCTTCAGAGATGCCAACTCCACAGGCTTTTGCGGACATGAAAGAAAAGCTGAATAAGAAACTAGCTCCTGCAGAAGAAAGCCATCATGTTGGTAGCATGGATCCAAATGAAGTGGCCCCGACGGTTAAGGCCCTCCCTGAACTAGTTATTGAAACTGAAACAATAGCCTATGAACGTCAGGAGCGACCAAACTCCGAATTTCTCAAAGGACAACGCCGTGTTGTGCAAGCTGGAGTTGAAGGTCAAGTTCGTCGTCTAGTAGAAGTAGATGTCCAAGGCAAACGCACCCTTCGTTCAACAGAAGTTCTCAAGGAAGCTCTTCCAGAAATTACAGAAGTAGGTACAAAAGTTCTATCCAGCAACCAACCGGCTGAGGGAGTAAAAGACCTAGTTTTAGAAATTCCGAAACTGGAAGTTGAAGAGGATACAGTTGCCTTCGAACATCAGGAACGACCAAATGCAGCCCTTCTCAAAGGCAAACACCAGCTAGTTCAAGCAGGCGTTGAAGGTCAAGTTCGCCACTTTGTAGAAGTAGATAGCCAAGGCAAACGCACTCTTCGTTCGACTGAGGTAGTCAAGGAATCAATCCCAGAAATTGTTGAAGTTGGAACGAAAGAAGAGCAAGTCTCACAAACAAGGGATCAAGCGCTCTCAGCAACACCAGCAAAAGTTGAAGAAACAAATAGAGAGCTCCCAAATACGGGAGCGACAAGAGATGCTAGTCTAGTAGCGCTAGGACTCCTCGGACTAATGAGTGGCTACGGCTTGCTTGCTGGAAAGAAGAGAGAAGACTAATCAGATTTACGAATCTTGGATTTTCTCATAAAAATAAAAAAACAAGGTTTAACTGTAGATTAGTCAGGCCTTGTTTTTAGTTTTGAAATTGAAGAGTAAATTTGAAGCTAGATTTTTGTTATTCAATTCCTTGGATAAATTTTTGGAAACGATAAGTGTCGAAATAGATATTGGATGCAACTAATTTATCAAATTCATCGAATTTCAGAAATTCTGCGACATCCAGTTCGAGTTCTTTTCCTTGAGGAGAATGTAGATGGTAGCGGTTTAAAGCTGAGACTGTTCGACCATCAACAAGTAATTGCTTCACTTCAAGATGCTGGCTTAAAGCATAGAATTGGCCTGCACCTTGCAAATAAACATCACGTCCTTGTCGAATTTCTATACTATCGCACATGCCATAGTCAAAGTTTTCAGCTACGAAATCTTCCCAGCCTCCCTCATTTACTGCCGTAAAATAGCTTTCTGCAAGTGTTTTTGTATCCATTTGGAACCTCCTGTAAAATAATTGGGCTATGATGAATATCACGAAATATTTTGCCCACTTAAGAGTATACAAAAGGAAATATGACTACAGGTTGTCATATTGCTGAAGATTTTTTTTGAGAGTACTGACCAGTAGATTTTGTAAGTGACTTGGAGATACGACCTTTACTTGATAACCAAAGCTTAATAGTAAATCAAAAAACGAGGGAGTTAAAGCTCTAAATGCCTGAACTTTTATTATTTCGTCCTCGACTCTGATTTCTTCTTCCGTGAAGTGATCGTAGATTTTTGGAAGTGCAAATCTTGTAAAAACTAGTTCAATTTCTTCTCTTTGCCCCTCCACTTTATGTTTTGGGGGATTTAAAAAAAGCTCTAACTTTTCTTGAGATAAACGTGGATAATCGAATGGTTTATCTTTTATCTCCACTAGTTCTAGTTCACGAATTCGAGTTAATTTAAAAATACGAAAATCTAATTTTTCTAAGCAGTAACCGATAACATACCAAGCATTCAGTTTATAGATCAATCTGTATGGAATAACTGTTCGCTGACTTTTCTCTTGTTTTTTCGAATAGTAAGAAAAAGAAATCATCTGTTCAGTTTGTATCGCTTCCTCAATTTCTAGTAAATAATTTGTATTAAGAGTCCAGGAACTGAGATCAAAGTAAAAAGGACTGTTTACTCTTGTAATTTCTTGAGAAGACAGCTTGTGTTCGATACTGTCAAGACTTGAATGACCAACGATTTTACTAACATTCTGGCTCATATTAATAATAAACTGTCTCTCTTCCTCAGTGAAAAAGTTTCTGTCTATCTTATAGTCGCTTGGTATATAGAAACCTCCCTTATCTCCACGTTCCGAATAGATTGGAATCCCCGCTAAACTAAGCGTATCCATGTCTCTGTATACTGTTCGACTAGATATTTCAAACCTCTCTGCAATCTCTTTAGCTGTTATTCTCTTCTTATTTAAAAGAGACAGTAAAATATAGATTAGTCTTTCTAATTTCATTGTAGTAAATCCTCTTTTTTAATTTCAAATAGCACAAACTAAAAGAAACTATTTCAGTTATATTGTACAATAAGAAACCTAGCAATTCAAAAAGAAGGACCGTATAGTTTAGAATATTAAGGATTAAAATGTTGGAAAAAGAATGGTATAGAAGTAATTAGGCAGAGCAATCAAGAAATTTGCCTAAATTTTTCCAACCGAATTATGTGAAGATTGCTATTTTCCGAACTGCAATCCTAGGTTTTTAGGTTAATAAATAGAAGAAAGAACAAGAAAAGTTTAGGGTTTTTCTATCTCTTTTGCTGATTTTGTGATATAATTAACACGTATAAAAAAAGAAGGAGTCATATCTAATGGCAAAATTGACTGTTAAAGACGTTGACTTGAAAGGGAAAAAAGTTCTCGTTCGTGTTGACTTCAACGTACCTGTTAAAGATGGCGTGATTACCAATGACAACCGTATCACTGCAGCTCTTCCAACTATCAAGTACATCCTTGAACAAGGTGGACGTGCAATCCTCTTCTCTCACCTTGGACGTGTAAAAGAAGAAGCAGACAAAGAAGGTAAATCACTTGCTCCTGTAGCTGCTGACTTGGCTGCTAAATTGGGACAAGAAGTTAAATTTATCCCAGGTGTTACACGTGGTGCTGAATTGGAAGCCGCTGTTAACGCTCTTGAAGATGGACAAGTTCTCTTGGTTGAAAACACTCGTTTCGAAGATGTTGACGGCAAGAAAGAATCTAAAAACGATCCTGAACTTGGTAAATACTGGGCATCACTTGGAGATGGTATCTTCGTAAACGATGCATTCGGTACAGCTCACCGTGCACACGCATCTAACGTTGGTATCTCGGCAAACGTTGAAAAAGCAGTTGCTGGTTTCCTTCTTGAAAACGAAATTGCCTATATCCAAGAAGCTGTTGAAGCTCCAGAACGTCCATTCGTGGCTATCCTTGGTGGTTCAAAAGTTTCAGACAAGATCGGTGTTATCGAAAACTTGCTTGAAAAAGCTGATAAAGTTCTTATCGGTGGTGGGATGACTTACACATTCTACAAAGCACAAGGTATCGAAATCGGTAACTCACTTGTAGAAGAAGACAAATTGGATATCGCTAAAGCTCTTCTTGAAAAAGCAAACGGCAAATTGATCTTGCCAGTTGACTCAAAAGAAGCGAACGCATTTGCTGACTACACTGAAGTGAAAGACACTGAAGGTGAAGCAGTAGACCCAGGTTTCCTTGGTTTGGATATCGGTCCTAAATCTATCGCTAAGTTTGATGAAGCTTTGACTGGTGCGAAAACAGTTGTATGGAATGGACCTATGGGTGTATTTGAAAACCCTGACTTCCAAGCTGGTACAATCGGTGTCATGGATGCTATCGTGAAACAACCAGGTGTTAAATCAATCATCGGTGGTGGTGACTCAGCTGCTGCAGCCATCAACCTTGGACGTGCAGACAAGTTCTCATGGATCTCTACAGGTGGTGGAGCATCAATGGAACTCCTTGAAGGTAAAGTTCTTCCAGGATTGGCAGCTTTGACTGAAAAATAAATAGTTTAACTAAAAGAAGATGGTGTGACCATCTTCTTTTTAATTTAATTTATAAATAGGTGAAATTTTTCTATAAATAAAAAGAAAAAAGAGTAAATATTTGCATCCTGCCTTGTAAAGTGCTAGTATAAGAAGTAACGACTAAATTTAGATAAGGAAATGACTTATAATGAAAAATAAAAAAGAAGTCTATGGATTTCGTAAAAGCAAAGTTGCGAAAACTTTGTGTGGTGCTGTTTTAGGAACTGCTTTGATTGCTTTTGTAGACAAAGCAGTATTTGCTGATGAAGTTACAGAGACAACTAGTACAAGTACAGTTGAGGTAGCTACTACAGGGAACCCAGCCACAAATCTACCTGAAGCTCAGGGTGAAATGAGCCAAGTTGCCAAAGAGAGCCAAGCTAAGGCTGGTTCTAAAGACTCAGCTTTGCCAGTAGAAGTATCATCAGCTGATTTGGATAAAGCAGTTGCTGATGCAAAATCTGCAGGAGTTAAGGTAGTTCAAGATGAAACAAAAGACAAAGGAACAGCCACAACTGCTACAGAGAATGCTCAAAAACAAGATGAGATTAAAAGCGACTATGCTAAACAGGCTGAAGAAGTAAAGACAACAACTGAAGCATATAAAAAAGAAGTCGCAGCTCATCAGGCTGAAACAGATAAAATCAATGCTGAAAACAAAGCAGCGGATGACAAGTACCAAAAAGATCTAAAAAGTCATCAAGAAGAAGTTGAAAAAATCAACACTGCTAATGCAACAGCTAAAGCAGAATATGAGGCTAAGCTAGCACAATATCAAAAAGATTTAGCAACTGTCAAAAAAGCAAATGAAGATAGTCAACAGGATTATCAAAATAAACTTTCAGCTTACCAGACAGAATTAGCTCGAGTACAAAAAGCTAATGCTGAAGCTAAAGAGGCTTATGATAAAGCAGTAAAAGAAAATACAGCTAAAAACGAAGCGCTTAAAGCTGAAAATGAAGCGATTAAACAGCGTAATGAAACTGCAAAAGCGAATTATGAAGCAGCGATGAAGCAGTATGAAGCAGACCTTGCAGCTATTAAGAAAGCTAAAGAGGATAATGATGCTGACTACCAAGCAAAATTAGCAGCTTACCAAGCGGAGTTGGCACGTGTTCAAAAGGCAAATGCTGAAGCTAAAGAGGCATATGATAAAGCAGTAAAAGAAAATACTGCAAAAAATACAGCCATTCAAGCTGAAAATGAAGCTATTAAGCGGCGTAACGCCACTGCAAAATCGAATTATGAAGCTGCGATGAAGAAATATGAAGCAGATTTGGCGGCAGTTAAGCAAGCAAATGCTACCAACGAAGCAGACTACCAAGCTAAGCTAGCCGAATACCAGACGGAATTAGCTCGCGTTCAAAAAGCAAATGCTGATGCTAAAGCAGCTTATGAGAAGGCTGTTGAAGAAAACACAGCTAAAAATGCAGCGCTCCAAGCTGAAAACGAAGAAATCAAGCAACGGAATGCCGCGGCTAAAACTGACTATGAAGCAAAATTAGCTAAATATGAAGCTGATCTTGCCAAATATAAGAAAGAGTTGGCTGAGTATCCGGCTAAGTTGCAGGCTTATGAAGATGAGCAGGCCCAAATTAAGGCAGCGCTTGTAGAACTTGAAAAGAATAAAGATCAAGATGGTTACTTATCTAAGCCATCTGCTCAGAGCTTGGTTTATGATTTAGAACCGAATGCCCAACTTGACCTCAAAACAGAAGGAAAACTTCTCACTGCAGCAGCAGTTGATGAAGCCTTTAAGAAAGACACAGACCAATATGGTAAGAAAAATCTTCAGTTAGACAATCTCAATGTCAAGAACTTGGAGAACGGTGCAACTACTTCTTCAGTGGAATTGTATGGTAATATTGGAGACAAATCAGACTGGACGACCAATGTAGGGAATAAAACAGAGGTTAAATGGGGATCGGTTCTTTTAGAACGTGGACAAAGTGCTACAGCAACTTATACCAACCTTCAAAATTCATACTACAACGGTAAAAAGATTTCGAAGATTGTTTACAAATATACTGTAGATCCTTCTTCTCAATTTAAAAATCCTAGTGGAAAAGTTTGGTTGGGAATCTTTAGTGACCCAACTTTGGGAGTCTTTGCTTCTGCTTACACTGGTGATGTTGAAAAAGGGACTTCAATTTTCATTAAAAATGAATTTACCTTCTATGATGAAAATGACCAACCAATTAATTTCGACAATGCCCTTCTTTCAGTTGCATCTCTAAATAGAGAAAATAATTCTATTGAGATGGCCAAGGATTACACTGGTAACTTTATTAAAATTTCCGGTTCATCTGTTGGAGAAAAAGACGGAAAGATTTATGCCACAGAAACTCTTAACTTTAAACAAGGACAGGGTGGAGCTCGCTGGACAATGTATAAAAATAGCCAGCCTAATTCAGGATGGGATTCATCAGATGCTCCAAACTCTTGGTATGGTGCAGGAGCAATTAGCATGTCTGGTTCAACTAACCGTGTTACTGTCGGTGCCATTTCAGCTACTTTAGTAGTTCCTTCTGATCCAGTTATGGCGGTTGATACAGGTAAAAGACCAAATATCTGGTACTCACTCAATGGTAAGATTCGTGCGGTTAACGTTCCGAAAATTACAAAAGAAAAACCAACTCCGCCAGTAGAACCAACTGCACCACAAGCTCCAACTTATGAAGTGGAAAAACCACTGGAACCAGCTCCAGTAGTACCAAACTACGAAAATGAGCCAACTCCACCGGTAAAAACTCCAGATCAACCGGAGCCATCAAAACCAGAAGAGCCAAATTATGAGACAGAGAAACCATTGGAACCAGCTCCAGTAGCACCAAACTACGAAAATGAGCCAACTCCACCGGTAAAAACTCCAGATCAACCGGAGCCATCAAAACCAGAAGAGCCAACATATGAGACAGAGAAACCATTGGAACCAGCTCCAGTAGCACCAAGCTACGAAAATGAGCCAACTCCACCGGTAAAAACTCCAGATCAACCAGAGCCATCAAAACCAGAAGAGCCAAATTATGATCCATTGCCAACTCCGCCGGTAGCACCAACTCCTAAGCAGTTGCCAACACCACCAGCGGTGCCAACAGTTCACTTCCATTACAATCGTCTATTTGCACAACCTCAGATTAATAAAGAAATTAAAAATGAGGATGGAGTAGATATCGATCGTACTCTAGTTGCTAAGCAGTCTGTAGTGAAGTTTGAGTTGAAAACAGAAGCGTTGACAGCTGGTCGTCCAAAAACAACTTCATTTGTATTGGTAGATCCACTTCCAACTGGCTATCAGTTTGATTTGGAAGCAACCAAGGCTGCAAGCAAAGGTTTTGAAACAAGCTATGATAAAGCTAGTCACACTGTAACCTTTAAGGCTACTGAGGAGACCTTGGCTGCTTTCAATGCGGATTTGACAAAATCCTTTGAGACTCTATATCCAACTGTTGTTGGTCGTGTCTTGAATGATGGGGCAACTTATACAAATAACTTTACATTGACAGTCAACGACGCCTACGGTGTTAAGTCAAACATTGTTCGTGTAACGACTCCAGGTAAACCAAATGATCCTGACAATCCAAATAACAACTACATCAAGCCTTTGAAAGTTAACAAGAACAAGCAAGGTGTAAATATTGATGGTAAAGAGGTTCTAGCTGGTTCAACGAACTACTATGAACTTACATGGGATTTGGACCAATACAAGGGAGATAAATCTTCTAAAGAAGCGATTCAAAATGGTTTCTACTATGTGGATGATTATCCAGAAGAAGCCTTAACCCTTCAACCAGAATTGGTTAAGATCCGTGATCTAGAGGGCAACCTTGTATCAGGTATCAGTGTTCAACAATTTGATAGTTTAGAAGCTGCGCCTAAGAAGGTTCAAGATCTGTTGAAGAAAGCCAACATCACTGTTAAAGGTGCTTTCCAACTCTTCTCAGCTGATAATCCAGCCGAATTCTACAAGAACTATGTAGCAGCAGGAAAATCATTGCTCATCACAGATCCGATGACAGTTAAACCTGAATTTGGTCAAACGGGTGGTAAGTATGAAAACAAAGCTTACCAAATTGATTTTGGAAATGGTTATGCTACAGAAGTAGTTGTCAACAATGTACCGAAAATCACACCTAAAAAAGATGTGACAATCAGTATGGATCCAAGCAGTGACAATATTGATGGCCAAACCATTCCGTTGAACCAGTACTTCAATTATCGTTTAATCGGTGGTTTGATTCCACAAAATCATTCTGAGGACTTGAATGACTATAGTTTTGTAGATGATTATGACCAAAAAGGTGATCAATACACTGGAAACTATAAAGTTCTTGCCAAGGTTGATATCCGATTGAAAGACGGTCGTGTTATTAAGGCAGGAACAGACTTAACGGCTGAAACACAGGTTGAACATGATCAAGATAAGGGAATGCTTACAATTCGCTTCAAGGAAGAATTCCTTCAAGAGATTCAGTTGGATTCTCCATTCCAGGCTGAGACTTATATTCAAATGAAACGAATTGCTGTTGGAACCTTTGAAAATACCTATGTAAATACTGTGAACAAAGTTGCTTACGCCTCAAATACAGTTCGTACGACAACGCCAGAACCTAAGAAACCAGAGGAGCCAACGACTCCTACTCCAAATCCAAAAGGTAACCCTACTCTACCTCAAACAGGTACAAATGATTCAAGCTACATGCCATATCTTGGTCTAGCAGCTTTAGTAGTGGTTTTAGGACTTGGTCAGTTGAAACGTAAAGAAGACGAAAGCAAGTAAGCTCTAAAAGTTAAATAGAAAAGAGGAACTTTGTTTCCTCTTTTTCTTGTAGCTTGAATTAAAAACGCTTCCTATTGATTTTGGCTCATAAAATCAACTAATTTATGTTAAAATGGTAGTAGAAAGTTGAGATTATGAGTTATTTTAAAAAATATAAATTTGATAAGTCACAGTTCAAGCTTGGTATGCGAACCTTCAAAACGGGGATTGCCGTATTTATAGTTCTCTTGATTTTTGGTTTTTTTGGCTGGAAGGGGCTTCAAATTGGAGCGTTGACAGCGGTCTTCAGTTTACGAGAGAGCTTTGATAAGAGTGTCCATTTTGGAACTTCGCGTATCTTAGGAAATAGTATTGGCGGTTTTTACGCCCTTGTCTTTTTCCTCTTAAACACTTTATTTCATGGAGCCTTTTGGGTAACCTTACTAGTTGTTCCGATTTGCACCATGTTAACCATTATGACAAACGTTGCCATGAACAACAAGGCAGGAGTTATCGGTGGTGTAGCGGCTATGTTGATTATTACCCTATCAATACCAAGCGGAGAAACATTTTTGTACGTGTTTGCACGTGTATTTGAAACATTTATGGGAGTTTTTGTCGCAATCCTTGTAAATTATGATATTGAGCAACTGAAACTCTTTTGGGAGAAAAAAAGAAAATAATGTTACATTTTATGACATTATTCGTTGACGTATGTCTTTTTTTAGACTATAATAGACAGGAAGAAGGAAATTGTAAATGAAGGAAAGAGAATTTCGCCGAAATATGGCTGTTTTTCCTATCGGCAGTGTTATGAAGTTGACCGATCTCTCGGCTCGTCAGATTCGTTATTATGAAGATCAAGAGTTGATCAAACCTGATCGAAACGAAGGGAACCGTCGCATGTATTCGTTGAATGACATGGATCGTCTGCTTGAAATCAAAGATTATATCTCTGAAGGTCATAATATTGCTGCGATTAAGAAAAAATATGCTGAACGCGAGGCGAAGTCCAAGAAAGCCGTGAGTCAGACGGAAGTGCGTCGTGCACTCCACAATGAACTCCTCCAGCAGGGGCGCTTTGCTTCAGTACGGTCACCCTTTGGTCGCGGTTAGGCAATCGCAAGTAGTCATATATATTAAGGAGAAAACCCATGCCAATCACAGCTGCAGATATTCGTCGTGAAGTCAAGGAAAAAAATGTTACCTTTATCCGTCTCATGTTTTCAGATATTCTGGGAACCATGAAAAACGTCGAAATTCCTGCTACAGATGAACAGTTAGATAAGGTCTTGTCAAACAAAGCCATGTTTGATGGCTCTTCTATTGAAGGTTTTGTACGTATCAATGAGTCAGATATGTACTTGTACCCAGACTTGGATACATGGACAGTCTTCCCTTGGGGAGATGAAAATGGGAGTGTTGCAGGTTTGATCTGTGATGTCTATACAACAGAAGGCGAACCCTTTGCAGGTGACCCACGTGGTAATCTGAAGCGTGCACTTCGTCATATGGAAGAAGTAGGATTCAAATCCTTCAACCTTGGTCCAGAACCAGAATTCTTCCTCTTTAAGCTGGATGAAAATGGCGATCCAACTCTTGAGGTAAATGACAAGGGTGGCTACTTTGATTTGGCGCCTACTGACCTTGCTGACAATACACGTCGTGAAATTGTTAATGTCTTGACCAAAATGGGATTTGAAGTAGAAGCGAGTCACCACGAGGTTGCGGTTGGACAACATGAAATTGACTTCAAGTATGATGAAGTCCTCCGTGCCTGTGACAAGATTCAAATCTTTAAACTCGTTGTTAAAACCATTGCTCGCAAACACGGTCTTTACGCA comes from Streptococcus oralis and encodes:
- a CDS encoding antigen I/II family LPXTG-anchored adhesin, coding for MKNKKEVYGFRKSKVAKTLCGAVLGTALIAFVDKAVFADEVTETTSTSTVEVATTGNPATNLPEAQGEMSQVAKESQAKAGSKDSALPVEVSSADLDKAVADAKSAGVKVVQDETKDKGTATTATENAQKQDEIKSDYAKQAEEVKTTTEAYKKEVAAHQAETDKINAENKAADDKYQKDLKSHQEEVEKINTANATAKAEYEAKLAQYQKDLATVKKANEDSQQDYQNKLSAYQTELARVQKANAEAKEAYDKAVKENTAKNEALKAENEAIKQRNETAKANYEAAMKQYEADLAAIKKAKEDNDADYQAKLAAYQAELARVQKANAEAKEAYDKAVKENTAKNTAIQAENEAIKRRNATAKSNYEAAMKKYEADLAAVKQANATNEADYQAKLAEYQTELARVQKANADAKAAYEKAVEENTAKNAALQAENEEIKQRNAAAKTDYEAKLAKYEADLAKYKKELAEYPAKLQAYEDEQAQIKAALVELEKNKDQDGYLSKPSAQSLVYDLEPNAQLDLKTEGKLLTAAAVDEAFKKDTDQYGKKNLQLDNLNVKNLENGATTSSVELYGNIGDKSDWTTNVGNKTEVKWGSVLLERGQSATATYTNLQNSYYNGKKISKIVYKYTVDPSSQFKNPSGKVWLGIFSDPTLGVFASAYTGDVEKGTSIFIKNEFTFYDENDQPINFDNALLSVASLNRENNSIEMAKDYTGNFIKISGSSVGEKDGKIYATETLNFKQGQGGARWTMYKNSQPNSGWDSSDAPNSWYGAGAISMSGSTNRVTVGAISATLVVPSDPVMAVDTGKRPNIWYSLNGKIRAVNVPKITKEKPTPPVEPTAPQAPTYEVEKPLEPAPVVPNYENEPTPPVKTPDQPEPSKPEEPNYETEKPLEPAPVAPNYENEPTPPVKTPDQPEPSKPEEPTYETEKPLEPAPVAPSYENEPTPPVKTPDQPEPSKPEEPNYDPLPTPPVAPTPKQLPTPPAVPTVHFHYNRLFAQPQINKEIKNEDGVDIDRTLVAKQSVVKFELKTEALTAGRPKTTSFVLVDPLPTGYQFDLEATKAASKGFETSYDKASHTVTFKATEETLAAFNADLTKSFETLYPTVVGRVLNDGATYTNNFTLTVNDAYGVKSNIVRVTTPGKPNDPDNPNNNYIKPLKVNKNKQGVNIDGKEVLAGSTNYYELTWDLDQYKGDKSSKEAIQNGFYYVDDYPEEALTLQPELVKIRDLEGNLVSGISVQQFDSLEAAPKKVQDLLKKANITVKGAFQLFSADNPAEFYKNYVAAGKSLLITDPMTVKPEFGQTGGKYENKAYQIDFGNGYATEVVVNNVPKITPKKDVTISMDPSSDNIDGQTIPLNQYFNYRLIGGLIPQNHSEDLNDYSFVDDYDQKGDQYTGNYKVLAKVDIRLKDGRVIKAGTDLTAETQVEHDQDKGMLTIRFKEEFLQEIQLDSPFQAETYIQMKRIAVGTFENTYVNTVNKVAYASNTVRTTTPEPKKPEEPTTPTPNPKGNPTLPQTGTNDSSYMPYLGLAALVVVLGLGQLKRKEDESK
- a CDS encoding FUSC family protein, whose amino-acid sequence is MSYFKKYKFDKSQFKLGMRTFKTGIAVFIVLLIFGFFGWKGLQIGALTAVFSLRESFDKSVHFGTSRILGNSIGGFYALVFFLLNTLFHGAFWVTLLVVPICTMLTIMTNVAMNNKAGVIGGVAAMLIITLSIPSGETFLYVFARVFETFMGVFVAILVNYDIEQLKLFWEKKRK
- the glnA gene encoding type I glutamate--ammonia ligase, which encodes MPITAADIRREVKEKNVTFIRLMFSDILGTMKNVEIPATDEQLDKVLSNKAMFDGSSIEGFVRINESDMYLYPDLDTWTVFPWGDENGSVAGLICDVYTTEGEPFAGDPRGNLKRALRHMEEVGFKSFNLGPEPEFFLFKLDENGDPTLEVNDKGGYFDLAPTDLADNTRREIVNVLTKMGFEVEASHHEVAVGQHEIDFKYDEVLRACDKIQIFKLVVKTIARKHGLYATFMAKPKFGIAGSGMHCNMSLFDAEGNNAFFDPNDPKGMQLSETAYHFLGGLIKHAYNYTAIMNPTVNSYKRLVPGYEAPVYIAWAGRNRSPLVRVPASRGMGTRLELRSVDPMANPYIAMAVLLEVGLHGIENKIEAPAPIEENIYIMTAEERKEAGITDLPSTLHNALKALTEDEVVKAALGEHIYTSFLEAKRIEWASYATFVSQWEVDNYLDLY
- the glnR gene encoding transcriptional repressor GlnR — protein: MKEREFRRNMAVFPIGSVMKLTDLSARQIRYYEDQELIKPDRNEGNRRMYSLNDMDRLLEIKDYISEGHNIAAIKKKYAEREAKSKKAVSQTEVRRALHNELLQQGRFASVRSPFGRG